The region CTCTCACATGTTTAACATACTTAGATAGTTAGATTAACGCATTAAAATATTAAGATAGGATTACACGTTAGAGTTATGGTCagtgaaaaattataatttgagtattattgaaagGCATGCAATCCCTTAAAaataagttttatattttttttaaaaaagtatatatatgtcaACAATATATTCTAATATCAACTTACTCCCTTAATCTCATTTTACTCTGTATATATATGTCTAGTTCAATTAATAGGAGTTTAGTCAACttatttacaattaatttttcataatatttttttttaaaacactcataattctttacaatggtctatttgacctttaataacaacaacaacaataataataataataataataataataataatatggattTGTGAAAAGTGTAGTCAGATATTGCATTAAATGGTGCAATTGTGAAGCGGATCAAAAGCATGAGAATAAAGGAGGCCATGAGCAAGTCATTGCATTAAAAGGGCACTCTCTCCATTCCATTCATGCATCATTTAATCAATCTACCCAATATTTATTGAATCCGTCACTTTTCTAGATTGCTCATTCCAACCACaccattttcttcttttctttttctttctaattAACACATTTCTTTCTAACTACAtgataataacatttttttttatttatcgcATTTAAAATTGCTTCATgtaaaacatttatttatttattacttcgagtttttaaaatataattttaaatcttacCAACTCAGAAAGAGTATAAGAAAGCACATAAAATGGGGCATCAATTACTCCGTAGATGTTTAGTTGTAATAAACACATAAACTATATAGTCAGGAGTTTGTCACTGGGCCCCATTTCATgactttgaagtttgaacacaacccaatgCCTAGTTGGGACCACACACTTATTGACAATTTTTATTGCAACACTCAtacattaatattattgttgttgttatttaggttaaaatcacttttattgttgagtataattttttattttttatttttacatttcccttacatcttttttttttttttttgtctaaaaacatacaaaaatgacacttaattttttaattatgatcCTAGTGTAgatttaattcattaattattccTAATGTAAATTTGGCAATTTTTATGGTGGAGATGGGTACTAGCATGTCTTCTTACAGTAGGTACATTTAGATTGTACTAGATATTGTGaaaatttgttttcataatACTTGTTAGGTTACAGCTCGAGCAACCGAGTTTACCATCCTACTATCAGACTATGGCATTAATTGGTacgcaagtataagaaaataaagttacataTTTGCTACTAGTTATAGTCAAGTTTTTGTTGACGTAACAGTAAGTGGTTAATCCTACAACATTTGGTGCAATCAGGCATATCATGTATATATGATTGTAACAGATACAAGTAATAGTCTTCAGTACCTTAAACATTTCAAGTAAGGTTAATACTTGACATATCTTTCTCTATcgtgacattttcatttttaaatttctgcCATACGTAACACAACTTCTTTCATTGTTTCTAAAATTTTGGGTTAAGAACAAAGACTAGAGTTGGTCAAGAGTTGTAATTTGCACACCTTATTTGTCCAAAGTTAAAAGTCACGACCCAGTCGAGCTAGTCatataattagtttaataattACAAGATTCTAAACTTAATTCTTTGTAGAAATTTGCTATTGACCTTTTCAATTTAAGTCGGTCAGCTATATATGGACAACCTAAAATCGATATACACTTGTTAACCTTAGCCAACAGAAtttccataaataaaaattaaaagttaggagagtaatataacattattttcaaatattttatgaTTCAACTTTAAAATACGCGacacaaataatattaaactGACAATCAGTATTAAAtcacaattaattaaaacaataaaaatacacactaTTCTTGAGTGTCGACATAAAGTTATTGTATTCCCTACCACCTCTTAAAACCCAGCCGAGAGAGAGGACCACTACGTATAACAGTTACACATGCAGATACATACATTAAGAGTGTGCATGTGTGTGCATGTTTGATTTATTATTAGGTTCCAATTTGGACACAATAATGTCATTAAATAGAAGAAAGTTCAATTCATTAAGAGAAGTCAATACCCGAACCATACAATATAATAACACCCTTGCTGTGTATGCTTAATAATCTATGAAAGTGACAATGTGATGATCTGTGCCTAAACCAGACCACAAACATGCAAGAAGCCAGGACATGTTGTATGGTGCGTTCTTGACTCATCTGTAACCTAAAATGAAGGTTCAAGAAAAAcccacaccaaaaaaaaaatataaaaaaaataaaactaaaattgaatTTCCCAAGAAAAATTTGCttccaaagaaaagaaaaaagtaagcATAATGGCATTGAGTGAGAGAGGCAGGCTTCTGGCTCTTCATTCATGGAGCATAGCTAGCTAGCATTCATACTTCCCAACTAACCCAAAATTAACTCTCCTCATTCAATTCAAGAGCAATGTAGGTTCCCCCTTCTCTTCTCATCTGTACCATATTTAAAGATGGTTTCAGGCTCGGGGTCAGGTCCATGAACACAAAGGCGGGTTTGATTTAATATCAGATCTTATTGAAGTAGCTGGCTTTCGGGTTTAGTGAATTCCACTATTACGACGCGATCTAACATTGGGTCATCAATCCCGAGGAACAGTGGGGCTGATGACATAATGTTAGAGGCGTGGTAagagtacaattttttttggttcattaGGTGGAATTGAAGGTGGGTCGTTGGGTGGATCAGATAAGGTTTAATGACAGATACTGAGATAGGATGCCCCCAGCGAGGCAGAGTAAAATTTGGGGTTTGAAACAAAGAAATAATGGTTCTAAtattaaaggaaaaaaggaaaaagggctTTCACTTTCCCAACGGGTAGAAAAAATTCAAGAAGCGGAGGTGGGGACGGCGGAGCAGTTCAAGGCGGATTTAATCTGGTGGACGGTGTTTCCGATGAGGCTGTTCACGGTGGCGACGGATTCCGGGCTCATTTTCGCCGACGGCAAGCTACTCACCAGTATCTGAAACACTACGGTGATGAGGGACCCGCCTTCCCCGCCCGCTGCTGTGGATGTACCGCTGGCTGGATTGCTTGTACTTGAGGATGCCTGGTCAATATTTATCTTAGAACTATTACCTCGCTCCGACCGGCCGTCCGGCGAGATGGTGAACCCCGACGGGAGGAGCGGGATGTAGGTGGGGTCCTCGCCGCTCATCGCCATGTTGATCGCCGGCAAGTCCACCGGACTGTACACCACTAGGCAGCCTGAGGAATCTATGCAGCTTTCTTGAAGTATTAGCATGTTGTTTTGGCTTGTATTGTAAGCCTGCATGGcaaaattgcacaaattttattttattcattggGTCCCTAACTATATTCTTAGAACATATTTAATCTATAAACATCTTTAACCTCTAAATTATGTGAGAAGTAATCCCTGAAAGACCAAAACATACATCCACTTTGGTTACAGAAATAGTTCTTAGGGACTAAAATCATCACAGTGTACTACAGATATAACTGAATGatcaaaaatgcaattttttcaataaataatagATTACCCTGAGAACAGATATACAATTCCCTGGATGAGAGCCATTTGCAATATGAGCTACTTCTTGGACAGGATTTTGATTGGAAAGAACATCCCACTgcataattcattttttttaaaaaaaattaaatatgtgttaatttattttttttttaaaaaaaaggggaaaaattaaagaagatggGAAGTGAAGGATATATGCCTGTGGGCGAGTCCTCTCATCCCTGAAGAAATTGAAGACAAGCTGGGGAGGAATTGGGAGCCAAATGGTGGTGGCGGCGCTGATAACGACGCCGTTTGGCTGGCCGGGGTCGGTGCTCTTCTGTAAGGTGGCGCGTACCTCGAACTCGTTGGCCCCCGACAGCGTCGTCCAATGGTGACCGTTGGATGGGTTCACACTCCCACAGAAGTTGTTTACCATTCTTTGCGCTAGCTTCATCATGCTCCTCTTCCCTTCTGCTGATGGAATCACTGCCATGCATTTTAATTTGGGTCAAAATCCCATTCCTTAATTAACCCCAtcccataattactaatattttgATCTGGTTGACCAGAGAAACCTGCAACCACTAGACTATTGTACACGGGATAAACTCTGCCTTTATGACTTTAATCAGCAAACAACGACAAAGAGGTAAACAAGCCTAGATTGCTAATAGCCGACCGacctcaaaataaaaaataaaaaagctggAATTCAAACTGATGACCTTGTGCTTATAAGTTGGAGTTACATCTTTAGTCTATTAAATTTGGTAATATTCAGTCAAGTCCGGTACGGTCAGAAAAAGCAGCAATTAGGACCAaatttcattcaaataataaaattgtcaatttcTTTACCTAATTAATAGGACTTGGAATTAGGTTAGtaagaaatggaaatggaaatggaaattaCCTCCTCCAAGGTCACGACTAGAAGAGCCACTAACCATTAGACAAACAAATCTCTCACACATTCTTTGAAGCACAGTGAGCCACCTTTCAGCACCAAAAGCAATTCCACTTTGGATTACATCTCTATACAGCTTATGTAGTACAACCTTGTCTTCCACCTCCACATGCTCCACCCATGTAACCTATtcttgcaaaataaataaattcccAATTTAATCAAAACCTTAATGATAGTAAAACCTTAATTTAAGCGAATTGAATCAATCATTACATTGGAATATCCATTGGGCATGTCTTGAATCAAACACCCAGAAGGGAGCCTATGAACTTTGCAAGAAGTGGGAGATTGATAATTATCTTGAGGAACATCATAAGAAACATCAACAATTGCCCATGACCCTTGCTCAATTTGCTGGCAaaaccttaagaagtaaaattgTCTTGTCGGAACCAATGGAGAGAGCACTTGCAACTCTTCATACATCTGCACCCAAAACACAAAACCAATTTCAagaaacacacaaaaaatacatCTATctctattaaattaaatatgggTTCGTTGGG is a window of Ipomoea triloba cultivar NCNSP0323 chromosome 11, ASM357664v1 DNA encoding:
- the LOC115996300 gene encoding homeobox-leucine zipper protein HDG11-like, which produces MEFGGGGGGGAGGSSGSGSGDHHDPSDRNRNKKRYHRHTANQIQRLESIFKECPHPDEKTRLQLSRELGLAPRQIKFWFQNRRTQMKAQHERADNCALRAENDKIRCENIAIREALKNVICPSCGGPPVREDSYFDEHKLRMENMALKEELDKISSIAAKYIGRPISQLPPVQPIHLSSLDLSMSSYGGHGIPGGPSLDLDLLPGSSAAAIPGFPFPALSLSDMDRSLMADIAGNAMEELIRLLQGNESLWTKSLDGRDLLNLESYERVFPRASNHMKNPNMRIEASRDSGVVIMNALALVDMFMDANKWVELFPTIVSKATTLEVISSGVLGSRSGTLQLMYEELQVLSPLVPTRQFYFLRFCQQIEQGSWAIVDVSYDVPQDNYQSPTSCKVHRLPSGCLIQDMPNGYSNVTWVEHVEVEDKVVLHKLYRDVIQSGIAFGAERWLTVLQRMCERFVCLMVSGSSSRDLGGVIPSAEGKRSMMKLAQRMVNNFCGSVNPSNGHHWTTLSGANEFEVRATLQKSTDPGQPNGVVISAATTIWLPIPPQLVFNFFRDERTRPQWDVLSNQNPVQEVAHIANGSHPGNCISVLRAYNTSQNNMLILQESCIDSSGCLVVYSPVDLPAINMAMSGEDPTYIPLLPSGFTISPDGRSERGNSSKINIDQASSSTSNPASGTSTAAGGEGGSLITVVFQILVSSLPSAKMSPESVATVNSLIGNTVHQIKSALNCSAVPTSAS